ggtcccAAAGacttttcaatgtatttttcaaCAGTACAGTTGTAGGAATGGAAACTGGAGAAATTGGAAGTGTTTTCATAGAGCCTACAGATTTCTTACAGTTCCCAAAGTGAACGGATAACACATTACTATCATAAAACAAACTATTTTGTCTATCACCCATAAGACCCAACTTCACGGGATATCAGGCTTCCAAAGTCTATGTGCTTCCTTCATATTCCTCTAATTGGGTTTCTTTCCCCTGAACTAAATAGGAAAGGCTTTTCAGGGCAAGTGTTATCTGCTGGAAAAGTACCTTCAGGATAAATATGCTTGCATCATTTCAATAGTCACAAACAGTCATTTACAAGCCTAAATTCAGCTCCTGGTCTCCCTATCCAGAacttcccacctttacttaaaaGGATTATTGAAAACACAAGGGCAGGGAGAAGAGGGGTGGAATTCCTCTCTGAAAGAAAGAGACTTACTCAAAGAAAGCAATTCCATCTTCCCCTCGTGCTCCATCTCAGAAAGGCAAACTCAACTTTATCTCCTAAAAAGAAATTCAGTAGTCTCCCATTCAGAAACTTGCCATTCCTATTATTTTCTAATACTgtggttaaataaaattaaatgcaaataataaaCAGGAATTATTAAATAACcaacttaaaataaattaaaaagaaaaaaaatggtcaggAATTTTCTTGAGAGGATAATATAAAGGTCAATTTCCATTCACATTCCTTTCTGTACCAGTTTCTACAATGAGTGGGCAACACTGCCCTCTAAAGGGCTGATTATGTTACATCCCTCAGTTCACCCGGTGGGAAATTGCCCCAGGGTGCATTGACATAGCTGCCAGCATGaacattctttcttttacttccagGACCCAGTCTGTCCTTGACCTTCTGTGAATGACTCTGAAGACCACCGACCCCCTAGAGAGGCTACAGACTTCGTGAAAGCTCATCAGGGGATCAGAAGCTAACATCTGTGGGCAGCAGTCTTCAAAACTTTGCAGCTGTCAAATCACCTCGAGGCATTAAACACAAGTTTTGGCCTCACCTCCAGAATTTCTGTCTCATTAAGTCTAGAGTTGAGTCCAATAATTTGCCTTTCTAACAATCTCCCAAGTGATGCTACTGTTGCCCAGCCAGGGGCCATACTTTGTGACCCAGACACTGTGCTTGGCACTTTATCTCAACACCTGCCAATAGGGTGAGGTTTTAGCATCTGTTTGATGGACCAGAAAGCCAAGTCTCAGAATAAATGCAGGCCTAATTCACAAACCAAAGCCCCTTTCTCTATACTATGAGATCAGTCAATGAAGCTGTTAGTCACTTCCTATTCCTTGGCCTCTGTTTCTTCCTGCAAAGGGGTGGGACTTAGATGACCGTTTTGTTGGTTTTCTCCTCTTAGAGTAGAAGGTTGTCTGATATGAAGCCATCTGGGAAGGTCCCCTCTATCCCCAGGCTGGATCGTGAGTGGGCACACTAAGAGGGAAGAGGGTGCATGTCAGCAGGAGGGGCCTCTCTTGGGTCCTGAACCCTCCACAGTTCAGAGGGGGTCTGATTTGCTCTGGATTCTGGCAGAGAGGTATTAAAGCTTCTCTCTCCTCTTACAGGCATTCTGAGGACCTCAAAGCCTAATGGGGCTCAGAGGAGACCCAGAGGGTGGCCAGGTCTCCACCCTCTCCAGTCTGAGTTCCAACCACAGGAACAGGGGTAGAGGCAAGGATGCTGCAAATACCTAAAATCGGAAGTGACCTGCAGTGCGAAGACCCAACAGTTTTGATAAAAGTACTCTTCAGGTCACATATCCCTCCAGGATCAGGCAAGTAAAAAGTCCCAAGCACTCAGTCCCAGGCAGGATGTCACACTAGTGGGAAAGGAAGGACTGGGAGGACACATTGCTaccaactccccccacccccaccccacctccccttcAAGAACAGTTTTTCTCATGCACTGCATTCAGCTCCTAAACCAACTTGGTGTTTTCCTGAGGGAGCTACAAATCTGGAGCATCCCATGGGGATGGTTTCTGGCCTCGGCCATTAAGGGGAAAAGACGTTCTCAGAGAAACAGTCCTGCGGGCTGGTCAGCAGAGATCTTGAGGTCGTGGCCACGGCTGCTCTTCGTGCAGAGCTGGGCTCTGGACTCCAGCTGCTCGCTGAGCTCATCTAGAGCCCCGGTGCAGGACTCCAGGCTCTCGGCCAGTTTCTGAATCTTGGCCTTCAGCACGGCCTGGCTAACCTTGGTGGCCCCTTCGGCCCTCCTGGGGATGAGGAAGCCTCGGGAGCCGAAGAAGATGATGAAATAGACAGAGTTGTACAGCGCTATGGAGGCGTTCCTCCCGCACTGCAGCAGCTGGCGATCCCGGCGGTCCTGCCCGCGGCAAAAGAAGTCCAGGCAGCTCAAAAGCTCGCGCATCTGGTCCTGACAGGTGGCCGCGATCTCCTGCACCCGCCGCAGCTCCCGGGAGTTGTAGAAAATCAGGGACAGATCGGACGTGATGGTGACTACCCCTCCGGCGGTGGCCACTCCCAGTCCCACGGCCGACGCCAGCAACGAGACCCCCAGGGTCACCGGGCTGAGCGAGAGCCCCACGATGGCGGCCACCGCGCCCGCCGCGCTCAGTGCGCTGCCAGTCACGTTGGCTGCCAGGGAGCGCCGACGGAGGCGCTCGAGACGCCGGGCCACTTCGCGCAGGCTCAGCAGCTGGCCATGCAGCCGGCCGCGGCGGTCCAGCAGCAGCCCCTGGAATCGGCGCAGCGCATCCGCGCCCTGCAGCTCTCGGGCCACTGGCCCCTCCATGCCCTGCGGGGACACGACACGTGGTTAGCCCGAAGGCAAGCACAACAGCTACGCAAAGAGAAATGGGTCATTTTCCAGGGAGTCATGTTCCAAGTTCTCAAAGACCCGTTCTGTCATCTAGGACAAGTCCCCTAAATCCTCAGGAACTTAAATCCGCGTAGATCAATAGGAATGTTGCTACTGTCCACTTTTCTCCCAGGGAACGCCGAGGATGGACTTAATACATTATCTGTTAAATAAGGGAGCGGTGATAGTACAAGTCTACTGCAATACTGAGGCCTCTTCTCTGAAAGGTGACACTTGAAAGCAGTAGGTTGCACTGTTAAAAAGTTCTTtcctggggttcccgtcgtggcccagtggttaacgaatccgactaggaaccatgaggttgagggttcggtccctgcccttgctcagtgggttaacgatccggcgttgcagtgagctgtggtgtaggttgcaggcgcggctgggatcctgcgttgctgtggctctggcgtaggcctgtggctgcagctccgattcaacccctagcctgggaacctccatatgctgcaggagcggcccaaagaaatagcaaaaaaagacaaaaaaaaaattctttccttacATGAAGACTTGGATCCTAAAAGTTTtgcaatgcaattttttttttccctctcagagGAGTGAAAAAGACAAGTcaccaaaaaactcaaaaaatcaTATTgtccggagttccctttgtggcacagcagaaacgaatccgactaggaaaaatgaggttgtgcaatcaatctctggcctcggccattgggttaaggatctggcattgctgtgagctgtggtgtagctggcagatgcaggtgggatctggtgttgccatggctgtggtataggctgtgggttacagctccgattagagcactggcctgggaaccctccatgtgccgctgggtgaagccctaaaaagccaaaaaaaaaaaaaaaaatcatattgtctATCAAATGTAGGAAACTAATCTAAGTTAGATGCTTGCCTGAAGCAactcttctgcttatttttcccGACTCTTATCTTAGAATCC
Above is a genomic segment from Phacochoerus africanus isolate WHEZ1 chromosome 7, ROS_Pafr_v1, whole genome shotgun sequence containing:
- the APOLD1 gene encoding apolipoprotein L domain-containing protein 1 isoform X2 gives rise to the protein MEGPVARELQGADALRRFQGLLLDRRGRLHGQLLSLREVARRLERLRRRSLAANVTGSALSAAGAVAAIVGLSLSPVTLGVSLLASAVGLGVATAGGVVTITSDLSLIFYNSRELRRVQEIAATCQDQMRELLSCLDFFCRGQDRRDRQLLQCGRNASIALYNSVYFIIFFGSRGFLIPRRAEGATKVSQAVLKAKIQKLAESLESCTGALDELSEQLESRAQLCTKSSRGHDLKISADQPAGLFL
- the APOLD1 gene encoding apolipoprotein L domain-containing protein 1 isoform X1, whose product is MGMEGPVARELQGADALRRFQGLLLDRRGRLHGQLLSLREVARRLERLRRRSLAANVTGSALSAAGAVAAIVGLSLSPVTLGVSLLASAVGLGVATAGGVVTITSDLSLIFYNSRELRRVQEIAATCQDQMRELLSCLDFFCRGQDRRDRQLLQCGRNASIALYNSVYFIIFFGSRGFLIPRRAEGATKVSQAVLKAKIQKLAESLESCTGALDELSEQLESRAQLCTKSSRGHDLKISADQPAGLFL